One Bacteroidota bacterium genomic window carries:
- a CDS encoding histidinol-phosphatase → MPWCNYHSHSNYCDGQLRPEDYLKKAISKGMYAWGFSAHAPVPFESNWSVSPENLPVYLTEIEQLKKQYTHQLQVYCGLEIDFIPNLAGRKLYLNKEHELDFYIGSIHFVDCFADGTPWNIDTSPELFLKGLKEIFRNNYRKAATRFYELTWQMLQTECPDIIGHLDKVKMYNANFGFFSETDSWYRTLQDKTLQIIKNSGCYVEVNTRGYYRYQQADLYPGYCMIEKMARMDIPLVLNSDAHHPDDVCAGFDYAAAILQKCGLQYLWVLLDGRWQAKKYTAQGIVL, encoded by the coding sequence ATGCCCTGGTGCAATTATCATAGTCACTCGAATTATTGCGATGGCCAACTTAGGCCTGAAGACTACCTTAAAAAGGCTATAAGCAAAGGCATGTATGCCTGGGGTTTCTCAGCCCACGCGCCGGTTCCTTTCGAAAGCAATTGGAGTGTTTCTCCTGAAAATCTTCCAGTTTATCTTACCGAAATTGAGCAACTTAAAAAACAATATACCCATCAACTGCAAGTATATTGTGGTCTTGAGATAGATTTTATTCCCAACCTGGCCGGCAGGAAACTATACTTAAATAAAGAACATGAACTGGATTTTTACATAGGATCCATTCATTTCGTCGATTGCTTTGCCGATGGTACACCTTGGAACATCGATACATCGCCGGAGTTGTTTCTGAAGGGCTTAAAAGAAATATTTCGGAATAACTACCGGAAAGCAGCTACCCGTTTTTACGAACTCACCTGGCAGATGCTTCAGACTGAATGCCCCGATATAATAGGCCACCTCGATAAAGTAAAAATGTATAATGCAAATTTCGGTTTCTTTTCCGAAACCGATTCCTGGTATCGCACCTTGCAGGATAAGACCCTTCAGATAATTAAAAATTCAGGTTGTTATGTTGAAGTAAATACCCGCGGATATTACCGATACCAGCAGGCTGACCTTTATCCGGGCTACTGTATGATTGAGAAAATGGCCAGAATGGATATTCCTTTAGTACTAAACTCTGACGCGCATCATCCCGACGATGTGTGTGCCGGATTTGATTATGCTGCAGCGATATTGCAAAAATGCGGATTACAATACTTGTGGGTTCTGCTCGATGGCCGTTGGCAAGCAAAAAAGTATACTGCCCAGGGAATCGTACTTTGA
- a CDS encoding GlmU family protein: protein MILNNLILFDGPQWQALLPLSFTRPVAELRVGITTLREKWERVANQVSWQTQDYLASKYPAITEAENIFVAASVLPDHDFVKAISALKFKQGLTFSGNLVAFKYSTYLPGDIADTIEFTSHLVTIEHPWDIFEKNDVALRFDFEQIAAGSKTAAISKTNNILAPENIFVEQGAKLEFVTIDATEGPVYIGEGAEIMPGALIKGPLALCEHATIKMGAKIYGATTIGPWCKVGGEIQNSVLQAYSNKGHDGYLGNAVLGEWCNLGADTNNSNLKNNYDKVKMWDYATEKFAPTGLQFCGLIMGDHSKCGINTMFNTGTVVGFSANIFGSGFPRNFVPSFSWGGASGFSVYPFEKALETARIVMGRRKLSLDEQDLKILQYIFNYTDKYRRF, encoded by the coding sequence ATGATACTAAATAACCTCATTCTGTTTGATGGACCCCAATGGCAAGCACTGCTTCCCTTAAGCTTTACCCGACCAGTGGCCGAACTTAGAGTAGGAATTACAACACTGCGCGAGAAGTGGGAGAGGGTGGCCAACCAGGTTAGCTGGCAAACTCAGGATTACCTGGCTTCGAAATATCCGGCAATAACCGAAGCAGAAAATATTTTTGTGGCAGCTAGCGTATTGCCCGACCACGATTTCGTTAAAGCAATTTCTGCATTGAAATTCAAGCAAGGCCTCACTTTTAGCGGAAATCTTGTGGCCTTTAAATACTCAACCTACCTTCCAGGGGACATTGCCGACACAATCGAATTTACGAGCCATTTAGTAACCATTGAGCACCCCTGGGATATTTTTGAAAAAAATGATGTTGCACTGCGATTCGATTTCGAACAGATTGCTGCAGGAAGTAAAACAGCAGCTATAAGCAAAACAAACAACATACTTGCACCAGAGAACATATTTGTTGAACAAGGCGCTAAACTTGAGTTTGTTACCATCGATGCTACCGAAGGGCCTGTTTATATTGGCGAGGGAGCCGAAATTATGCCCGGAGCCCTTATCAAAGGACCCCTTGCACTTTGCGAACACGCTACCATTAAAATGGGCGCTAAAATTTATGGGGCTACTACCATAGGCCCATGGTGTAAAGTGGGCGGGGAGATACAAAACTCGGTGTTGCAGGCTTATTCCAACAAAGGGCACGATGGCTACCTGGGCAACGCTGTATTGGGCGAATGGTGCAACCTGGGTGCCGATACCAACAATTCGAACCTGAAGAATAACTACGACAAAGTGAAAATGTGGGATTATGCCACGGAGAAATTTGCCCCAACCGGTTTGCAATTTTGTGGTTTGATTATGGGCGACCATTCGAAATGCGGTATCAATACCATGTTTAATACCGGAACGGTGGTGGGTTTTAGTGCCAACATTTTTGGTAGTGGTTTTCCGCGCAATTTTGTACCCTCTTTTTCGTGGGGCGGGGCATCTGGTTTTTCAGTCTATCCTTTTGAAAAAGCACTTGAAACAGCGCGCATTGTGATGGGGCGCCGTAAACTTTCACTCGATGAACAGGATCTTAAAATACTGCAATATATTTTTAATTACACCGATAAATACCGTCGTTTTTAA
- a CDS encoding TonB-dependent receptor gives MKHILILSGIFLSGFLNAQQCISGIVTDDSNQPQVGANVYLKGTYEGTTTAVDGSFKILCPDHDAILVVSFIGYQIHEQKIDVETALQALQIVLVPEAEVLDEVVISAGSFEAGDKKRAVVLNAIEVATTAGSEGDIYSALSSFPGSQQQGETGKIIVRGGESNETSTYIDGLLVSSPYYSSMPDLPARGRFMPFMFNGIMFSTGGYSAEYGQALSGILELKTPGLFDENLTSLSLLNLGAGLSHTIRRPRSAFSAEGFYTNMAPYFLMAQHNLDWEAYPETINGSFSHRQKTGKTGMIKTYGSYSNSQSSLHYPSGFNGSQLVSLSNSNLLVNSVYNTEINPKWLLKSGVAYNTNHDKTGVNALKMDETLSTLYARLGFVNYTTEDFTLKFGSELTSLSTDFGFKENDTAMHITMGILDHLVSTYVESDIKASDRLAVRIGARGEFSSYTNKNNLAPRASLAFKLNKYNQVSFATGTYYQQPAPGYLKYTNQLDFERAYHFILNYQYQPLNRVFRSEIYLKKYENLVSYQPGEFAEYEQLANLGYGYARGIDLFWRDNQTFRHTDYWISYSLIDSKRMYRDYPESVTPDFISRHNLTMAYKRWLDPIDTQLSFSYSVSSGRPYNNPNDNAFMSGRAQTNHDLSGNLSYLTHIFGNFTVVHLSVSNLLGLNQIYSYTYSETPSEDGVYQSTPLSSATRRTIIIGLFISFK, from the coding sequence ATGAAGCATATTTTAATTTTGTCCGGTATTTTTCTTTCAGGGTTTTTAAATGCCCAGCAGTGCATCAGCGGTATTGTTACCGATGATAGCAACCAACCTCAAGTGGGGGCCAATGTATATTTGAAAGGTACCTATGAGGGTACCACCACTGCTGTCGATGGAAGCTTTAAGATTTTATGCCCCGACCACGATGCAATACTGGTAGTTAGTTTTATAGGATATCAAATACACGAGCAGAAAATTGATGTCGAAACAGCGTTACAAGCCTTACAAATTGTGTTAGTCCCCGAAGCGGAAGTGCTTGATGAGGTAGTAATTAGTGCCGGTTCCTTTGAAGCGGGCGATAAAAAAAGGGCAGTAGTTCTAAATGCCATCGAAGTGGCTACAACAGCCGGCTCCGAAGGTGATATCTATTCAGCTTTGAGTTCATTTCCCGGCTCTCAGCAACAAGGCGAAACAGGTAAAATTATTGTTCGTGGCGGAGAAAGCAATGAAACCAGCACCTACATCGATGGCTTGCTGGTATCATCGCCCTATTATTCTTCTATGCCCGATTTGCCAGCACGCGGCCGGTTTATGCCTTTTATGTTTAATGGCATTATGTTTAGCACAGGCGGATATTCTGCCGAATACGGGCAAGCTTTATCGGGTATATTGGAACTTAAAACACCCGGCTTGTTCGACGAGAACTTAACCAGTTTATCGCTGCTCAATCTCGGAGCCGGATTGTCGCATACGATTCGCAGGCCTCGGTCGGCTTTTAGTGCCGAGGGATTTTATACCAACATGGCTCCCTATTTTTTAATGGCGCAGCACAATTTAGATTGGGAAGCCTACCCCGAAACCATCAACGGAAGTTTTAGTCACCGCCAGAAGACAGGAAAAACAGGCATGATTAAAACCTATGGCAGTTATTCCAATTCGCAAAGCAGCCTTCATTATCCTTCCGGTTTTAATGGAAGCCAATTAGTGAGCCTTTCGAATTCAAATCTTCTGGTTAATTCGGTTTACAATACCGAGATAAATCCGAAGTGGCTGTTAAAGTCGGGGGTAGCCTACAACACCAACCACGATAAAACAGGAGTGAATGCTTTAAAAATGGACGAAACCCTTTCGACACTTTATGCCCGCTTAGGTTTTGTGAACTATACTACCGAAGACTTTACCTTAAAATTTGGTTCTGAGCTTACCTCCCTTTCTACCGATTTTGGTTTTAAAGAAAACGATACAGCAATGCACATAACAATGGGTATCCTGGATCATTTGGTTTCGACCTATGTTGAAAGCGACATAAAAGCTTCGGATCGCCTGGCTGTTCGAATTGGAGCAAGGGGGGAATTCTCTTCGTATACCAACAAAAACAATCTGGCCCCGAGGGCTTCTTTAGCCTTCAAACTAAACAAATACAACCAGGTTTCTTTCGCTACAGGTACATATTACCAGCAACCCGCCCCCGGATATTTAAAGTATACAAACCAATTAGATTTCGAGCGGGCCTATCATTTTATATTGAACTATCAGTATCAGCCACTGAACAGAGTCTTTCGTAGCGAAATTTACCTAAAAAAATACGAGAACTTAGTAAGTTATCAACCCGGAGAATTTGCCGAATACGAGCAGCTGGCAAACCTTGGATATGGATATGCGCGTGGCATTGACTTGTTTTGGCGCGACAATCAAACTTTCCGGCACACAGATTATTGGATATCATATTCCCTGATCGATAGCAAGCGGATGTACAGAGATTATCCGGAGTCGGTTACTCCCGATTTTATTTCGCGCCACAACCTCACCATGGCCTATAAACGATGGTTAGACCCCATCGACACTCAGCTAAGTTTTTCGTACAGTGTATCCAGCGGCCGACCTTACAATAATCCGAACGACAATGCTTTTATGTCGGGACGTGCACAAACGAATCACGATTTGAGTGGAAACCTGAGTTACCTTACACACATCTTTGGGAATTTCACCGTGGTTCATTTATCGGTAAGTAACCTGTTGGGGTTAAATCAGATTTATTCCTACACCTATTCCGAAACTCCCTCGGAGGATGGGGTTTACCAATCCACACCGCTTTCTTCGGCTACACGCCGGACAATCATAATCGGACTTTTTATTTCATTTAAATAA
- a CDS encoding histidine kinase, protein MKDFKQERKRLNTILVITGVFLSIIAAPTLISLLFSGSEIFSSLRYYLSSVVYGFSYGVVFWLGNWAIGYQTGKRLNWEKNPNKANTLSLLAFIFFGILASIAVPLIIYKYLLHYEGQQMFNNTVFSAFIAFSIDMIVVSVYYSRYLVFFWKKSIEKAETLERESLLAQYEALKNQVNPHFLFNSLNTLAGLVEQDQKKAVEFISHLSNTYRYVLEQRNKELVAVEEELKFVNDFIFLAKLRYGNGLIVNTHISKKRNLLVPMGVQILIENCIKHNIIDDEQPLVIELVEEGPYLTVRNNLQKKSSVSGNEPIGLENLKSRYSFVTSLPVIIEEPSDEFIVRIPLIPEANQ, encoded by the coding sequence ATGAAAGATTTTAAACAAGAGCGTAAACGACTCAATACAATTCTGGTAATTACTGGAGTATTTTTATCGATTATAGCAGCCCCAACCCTTATCAGTTTACTTTTTTCGGGGAGCGAAATATTTTCCAGTCTTCGTTACTATTTATCAAGCGTGGTCTACGGCTTTAGCTATGGAGTGGTTTTTTGGCTTGGCAACTGGGCCATTGGCTATCAAACCGGCAAACGGTTGAACTGGGAAAAGAATCCGAACAAAGCAAATACCCTTTCATTGCTTGCGTTTATTTTTTTCGGAATTCTTGCCAGCATTGCCGTTCCTTTGATTATTTACAAATACCTTCTTCATTACGAAGGGCAACAGATGTTTAATAATACTGTATTCAGTGCATTCATTGCCTTTTCCATCGATATGATTGTAGTTTCTGTTTATTATTCGCGTTATTTGGTTTTTTTCTGGAAAAAATCAATCGAAAAGGCCGAAACTCTTGAGCGTGAGAGTCTATTGGCTCAATATGAAGCTTTAAAAAACCAGGTAAACCCACACTTTTTATTCAATAGTCTGAATACCCTTGCCGGCCTGGTGGAGCAGGATCAGAAAAAAGCCGTAGAGTTTATAAGCCATCTTTCCAACACCTACCGTTATGTGTTGGAGCAGAGAAATAAGGAGTTGGTTGCTGTGGAAGAAGAACTGAAGTTTGTGAACGATTTTATTTTTTTGGCAAAACTTCGTTATGGCAATGGACTGATTGTGAATACACATATTTCAAAGAAAAGAAATCTTTTAGTTCCAATGGGCGTTCAAATCTTAATTGAGAATTGCATTAAGCATAACATCATTGACGATGAACAGCCTTTGGTAATTGAGCTTGTTGAAGAGGGACCGTATCTTACAGTAAGAAACAACCTTCAAAAAAAGAGCAGTGTTTCCGGCAATGAACCAATAGGTCTCGAAAACTTAAAGAGCCGCTATTCTTTTGTTACTTCGCTGCCAGTGATAATTGAAGAACCCTCTGATGAATTCATTGTTAGAATACCACTTATACCAGAAGCCAACCAATGA
- a CDS encoding response regulator transcription factor, whose amino-acid sequence MNCLIIEDEKIAASRLADMLLKYDKNICIIDTLQSVRKAVAFFNESNQAPDLIFLDIQLSDGLSFEIFEQAQVTSPIIFTTAFDEYALKAFKLNSIDYLLKPIDFNELVAAIEKFKSSHKSMAYPAHLFDTVLKTLTNSYKNKFVVKVGEHIKVFTTDEIQCFYCMEKVSFLQNLQGRDYDINYSLDQLTELLDPAKFFRINRKYIIASGAIKDIISYSSSRLRVILTNNSSEELIISRERVALFKDWLGK is encoded by the coding sequence ATGAATTGTTTAATTATCGAAGATGAAAAAATTGCAGCCTCCCGGCTTGCCGATATGCTGCTTAAATACGATAAAAATATCTGCATAATCGACACTCTCCAATCGGTTCGAAAAGCGGTAGCATTTTTTAACGAATCAAACCAGGCACCCGATTTAATTTTTCTGGATATTCAGCTTTCAGACGGTCTAAGCTTTGAGATTTTCGAACAAGCTCAGGTGACATCGCCTATTATTTTCACCACAGCTTTCGACGAATATGCCCTTAAGGCATTTAAGCTAAACAGCATCGATTATTTGCTTAAGCCCATCGATTTCAATGAACTGGTAGCTGCAATTGAAAAATTTAAAAGTAGCCATAAATCAATGGCCTACCCGGCGCACCTGTTCGACACGGTATTAAAAACCCTTACCAATAGTTACAAGAATAAATTTGTTGTGAAAGTGGGTGAGCATATTAAAGTATTTACTACCGACGAGATACAATGCTTCTATTGCATGGAAAAGGTAAGTTTTCTTCAAAATCTTCAGGGGCGCGATTATGATATAAATTATTCGCTCGATCAGCTCACCGAACTGCTCGATCCTGCAAAATTTTTCAGAATAAACCGAAAATATATTATTGCATCCGGCGCCATCAAAGATATTATCTCTTATTCGAGTAGCAGGCTGCGTGTAATTCTTACCAACAATTCCAGCGAGGAATTGATCATTAGCCGCGAGCGTGTGGCTCTTTTTAAAGATTGGCTGGGTAAGTAG
- a CDS encoding DNA gyrase/topoisomerase IV subunit A, with amino-acid sequence MDELLPNEQNKADLEPGDQHKPTHVTKLSGMYRDWFLDYASYVILERAVPHIDDGLKPVQRRILHTMRLMDDGRYNKVANLIGHTMQFHPHGDASIGDALVQLGQKDLLIDTQGNWGNILTGDGAAAPRYIEARLTKFGLEVVFNPKTTLWKASYDGRNREPIALPVKFPLLLAQGVEGIAVGLASKILPHNFNELIDACVAHFEGRKFELYPDFPTGGMVDVSKYNDGLRGGNIRVRAKINKVDSKTLCITEVPFGRTTSSVIESIIKANDKGKIKIKKIDDNTSANVEIMIQLAPGISPDLTIDALYAFTDCEVPISPNACVVKENKPLFLTVTDILKHSAEQTRILLFRELEIRLSELEDQWHKSSLERIFIEERMYKQKGYEDAESREAALSFLDGCFKPYKPKFRREITFDDLATLLEIKMGRILKYNVLKADEFIKGLEAEMEEVKSHMANIIPYTINYFKQIKKKYGKGRERKTELRNFDNIAATQVAVANEKLYVNREDGFIGTGLKKEEYICDCSDIDDIISIRRDGKYVITKVSEKAFVGKNLIHVGVFKRNDNRTIYNVVYRDGLNGSIMAKRCAITGITRDKEYDLTRGEPDSKILYLSVNTNGEAEILKVTLKPRPRLRSLHVEFSFSELAIKGRNSQGNILTRYAIHKIDVKSEGESTLGGLKIWFDDDVKRLNTDGRGTYLGEYRSKDRIIAFYSDGNYCTYKPDMATHFEDGLQRIEHFDANRVYTVVYFDKEQKYHYIKRFTAEQADKLLPYLSEEGEDELVLITSELFPRLKLEFGGKHKDRPDEEVDGESFIAVKGFRAKGKRLSNYTVKKIAELEPIRQPDDPDQDLLPEETEDMGPDDNPDDFKPAGGYTGEQMSLNLG; translated from the coding sequence ATGGATGAGCTGCTGCCCAACGAGCAGAACAAGGCAGACTTAGAGCCGGGCGATCAGCATAAACCCACTCACGTAACCAAGCTGTCGGGCATGTACCGCGATTGGTTTCTCGATTATGCCTCTTATGTAATCCTTGAGCGTGCTGTACCTCATATCGACGACGGCTTGAAACCTGTTCAGCGTCGTATTTTGCATACCATGCGCCTGATGGACGATGGGCGCTACAACAAAGTGGCCAACCTGATTGGCCACACCATGCAGTTTCACCCCCATGGCGACGCCTCCATTGGCGATGCCCTTGTTCAACTAGGGCAGAAAGACCTTCTGATCGATACACAGGGCAACTGGGGTAATATTCTTACCGGCGATGGGGCTGCTGCACCAAGGTATATCGAGGCACGACTTACCAAATTTGGACTCGAAGTAGTATTTAATCCGAAAACCACCCTTTGGAAAGCTTCTTACGACGGACGTAACCGCGAACCAATTGCACTGCCTGTGAAGTTCCCGCTCTTGCTGGCTCAAGGGGTAGAGGGAATTGCGGTGGGTTTGGCTTCGAAAATTTTGCCGCACAATTTTAACGAGCTTATCGATGCCTGTGTGGCGCACTTCGAAGGCAGGAAGTTTGAGTTGTATCCCGATTTTCCTACAGGCGGGATGGTCGACGTTTCGAAATACAACGATGGTCTGAGAGGGGGGAACATTCGTGTACGAGCCAAAATAAACAAAGTAGATAGCAAAACACTCTGTATCACCGAAGTTCCTTTTGGCCGCACCACATCGTCGGTAATCGAGTCCATTATCAAAGCCAACGATAAGGGAAAAATCAAAATAAAAAAAATCGATGACAATACTTCTGCCAATGTAGAAATTATGATTCAACTGGCTCCCGGTATTTCGCCAGACCTTACTATTGATGCTTTGTATGCTTTTACCGACTGCGAAGTTCCAATTTCGCCAAATGCATGTGTGGTAAAGGAAAACAAGCCGTTATTTCTCACAGTAACCGACATACTAAAACATTCTGCTGAGCAGACGCGCATACTGCTATTCCGCGAACTGGAAATCAGACTCTCGGAACTGGAAGACCAATGGCATAAATCTTCGCTCGAGCGTATTTTTATCGAGGAGCGCATGTACAAGCAAAAAGGTTATGAGGATGCTGAAAGCAGAGAAGCAGCTTTGAGTTTTCTCGACGGTTGTTTTAAACCCTATAAACCAAAATTCCGCCGCGAAATTACCTTCGATGATCTGGCCACGCTGTTGGAAATTAAAATGGGCCGGATTTTAAAGTACAATGTGCTTAAAGCGGATGAGTTTATCAAAGGGCTAGAAGCCGAGATGGAAGAGGTAAAGAGCCACATGGCTAATATCATACCCTACACCATTAATTACTTTAAACAGATAAAGAAAAAATACGGCAAAGGCCGAGAAAGAAAAACCGAATTGCGCAATTTCGATAACATTGCAGCTACGCAGGTGGCAGTGGCCAACGAAAAACTTTATGTGAACCGCGAAGATGGTTTTATAGGTACAGGTCTGAAAAAAGAAGAATACATCTGCGATTGTTCCGACATCGACGACATTATCAGCATTCGCCGCGATGGCAAATATGTCATCACTAAAGTTTCTGAAAAGGCTTTTGTAGGTAAGAACCTCATTCATGTTGGAGTGTTTAAGCGCAACGACAACCGTACCATTTACAATGTTGTATACCGCGATGGCCTTAACGGAAGTATTATGGCCAAGCGTTGCGCCATTACCGGTATTACCCGCGACAAGGAATATGACCTAACCCGTGGCGAGCCAGACTCGAAAATACTCTACTTATCAGTCAACACCAATGGTGAAGCGGAAATTCTCAAGGTAACCCTTAAGCCCAGACCGCGTTTACGAAGCTTGCATGTGGAGTTTTCTTTTAGCGAACTGGCCATTAAGGGCCGTAATTCGCAGGGAAATATTTTAACCCGCTATGCCATTCATAAGATTGATGTAAAAAGCGAAGGCGAATCGACCCTTGGCGGACTTAAAATCTGGTTCGACGACGATGTAAAAAGACTCAACACCGATGGACGGGGCACTTATCTGGGTGAGTATAGAAGCAAAGACCGTATCATTGCTTTTTATTCCGATGGTAATTATTGTACTTACAAGCCTGATATGGCTACCCATTTCGAAGACGGGCTTCAGCGTATTGAACATTTCGATGCCAACAGAGTGTATACGGTAGTTTATTTCGACAAAGAGCAAAAGTATCATTACATAAAAAGATTTACCGCCGAACAGGCCGACAAGCTTTTGCCTTATCTTTCTGAGGAAGGCGAAGATGAGTTGGTATTGATTACCAGTGAGTTATTCCCGCGTTTAAAACTCGAGTTTGGTGGTAAACACAAAGATCGCCCTGATGAAGAAGTCGACGGCGAGAGTTTTATTGCTGTAAAGGGTTTCAGGGCCAAAGGGAAAAGGCTTTCGAATTACACAGTAAAAAAAATAGCAGAGCTAGAACCCATCCGTCAGCCCGATGATCCGGACCAGGATTTATTGCCCGAAGAAACTGAAGATATGGGCCCTGACGATAATCCGGATGACTTTAAGCCTGCCGGTGGGTATACTGGCGAGCAAATGTCTTTGAATTTGGGTTAA
- a CDS encoding GNAT family N-acetyltransferase: protein MRLVEVTSKKLQQVFLDVPKRLYRYDINWVCPLDVEIEGIFDPKRNKKFRYGEAIRWVLYDDASDQPIGRIAAFYDNNLIHHFKYPTGACGFFECINNQQAANLLFDSARNWLAARGMQAMQGPVNFGENYNHWGLLVMGFKQQCYAMPYNFPYYQNLFESYGFKNYFEQISYEKDVHSGWPERMVKFAEYVSTRPDYRFEHLTWDKLDEFVDHFVEIYNAIWSVFHDNYMPLEANDVRQMLLESKPILDPKLMWFAFDKGKVAGFLGVMPDLNQVLVKLGNGKLNIINKLKFLYYKKRAITCVRVFVGGVAPDQQNSGIAGALFYQLLNTLQKQQQIQKLELSWVGDYNKKMRGTYTSSGATHAKTHVTYLKLFDDSLPFERFTNEFEGKQY from the coding sequence ATGAGACTAGTTGAAGTTACAAGCAAAAAATTGCAGCAGGTTTTTCTCGATGTGCCCAAACGATTGTATCGTTACGATATAAACTGGGTGTGTCCGCTTGATGTGGAGATCGAAGGTATTTTCGACCCGAAGCGGAATAAAAAATTTCGTTATGGCGAGGCTATACGCTGGGTGCTTTACGACGATGCAAGCGACCAGCCCATAGGTCGCATTGCTGCTTTTTACGACAATAACCTCATTCACCATTTTAAGTATCCGACCGGGGCTTGTGGTTTTTTCGAATGTATAAACAACCAACAGGCAGCCAACCTGCTTTTTGACTCGGCTCGTAACTGGCTGGCTGCACGTGGCATGCAGGCTATGCAGGGCCCTGTTAATTTTGGCGAGAATTACAACCACTGGGGCTTACTGGTAATGGGTTTTAAACAGCAATGCTATGCCATGCCCTATAACTTTCCTTATTATCAAAACCTCTTTGAGTCCTATGGGTTTAAAAACTATTTCGAACAAATTTCTTACGAAAAGGACGTACACAGTGGCTGGCCCGAGCGTATGGTGAAGTTTGCCGAATACGTATCTACGCGTCCCGATTACCGTTTCGAACACCTTACCTGGGATAAGCTCGATGAATTTGTGGATCATTTTGTGGAAATTTACAACGCAATCTGGTCGGTTTTCCACGACAACTATATGCCTCTGGAGGCCAATGATGTGCGCCAGATGCTATTGGAGTCAAAACCCATACTCGATCCTAAACTGATGTGGTTTGCCTTTGATAAAGGGAAGGTAGCAGGTTTTTTGGGTGTGATGCCCGATTTAAACCAAGTACTTGTAAAGCTTGGCAATGGCAAACTCAATATTATCAATAAACTAAAGTTTCTTTACTATAAAAAGCGTGCAATTACCTGTGTGCGCGTTTTTGTGGGTGGGGTAGCACCCGATCAGCAAAACAGTGGCATTGCAGGTGCTTTGTTTTACCAATTATTGAATACTCTTCAGAAACAGCAGCAAATTCAGAAACTTGAATTAAGCTGGGTAGGCGATTACAACAAAAAAATGCGCGGAACCTATACTTCAAGTGGGGCAACACATGCAAAAACTCACGTAACCTACCTAAAGCTTTTCGACGATAGCTTACCATTCGAGCGCTTTACAAATGAATTTGAAGGAAAGCAATATTGA
- a CDS encoding type B 50S ribosomal protein L31, whose translation MKKGIHPENFRLVVFRDMSNGETFLTRSTVNARETVKHTDGNEYPLVKVEISNTSHPFFTGKMKFVDTAGRVDKFNTKYKKHIDNKTK comes from the coding sequence ATGAAAAAAGGAATTCACCCCGAAAATTTTAGACTAGTAGTCTTCAGAGATATGTCCAACGGAGAAACATTTCTTACCCGTTCAACGGTTAATGCAAGAGAAACCGTAAAACATACCGATGGTAACGAATATCCTCTGGTAAAAGTGGAAATTTCAAATACTTCGCATCCTTTCTTTACAGGTAAGATGAAATTTGTCGATACTGCCGGACGTGTAGATAAATTCAACACCAAATACAAAAAGCATATCGACAACAAAACCAAGTAA